In the Magnetospirillum sp. 15-1 genome, one interval contains:
- the bssD gene encoding [benzylsuccinate synthase]-activating enzyme, with protein MKIPLITEIQRFSLQDGPGIRTTIFLKGCPLRCPWCHNPETQDTRREMFYYENRCVGCGRCVAVCSTGASTLVDTGGKSPTLVVNRDKCDRCLRCAAVCLTEARGISGQAMTVDEILREALSDKPFYKNSGGGVTLSGGDPLMYPEFVLELARRLHDEGVHLAMETSCFPKHWETMEPLVEHTDLFIVDLKCLNAKRHEEVVGWPLQPILRNLNNLFERNATVRIHIPVIPGFNDSEEDFRDYAEFLGAYADRLNGVDILNYHSYGEGKYAALGRMETYKFAGVAENPAEVVLPLVKALKDKGIPGITVGGLVGITCNR; from the coding sequence GTGAAAATACCCCTCATTACCGAGATTCAGAGATTCAGCCTGCAAGATGGCCCCGGAATCAGGACTACCATTTTCCTTAAAGGGTGTCCTTTGCGCTGTCCGTGGTGCCACAATCCTGAAACACAGGATACCAGGCGGGAGATGTTCTATTACGAGAACCGCTGCGTCGGCTGCGGTCGCTGCGTCGCCGTTTGCTCCACCGGGGCGTCAACCCTAGTCGACACCGGCGGAAAATCCCCCACCCTCGTGGTGAACCGCGACAAATGTGATCGCTGCCTGCGCTGCGCCGCCGTCTGCCTGACCGAGGCACGGGGCATCTCGGGTCAGGCCATGACGGTCGACGAGATCCTGCGCGAGGCCCTCTCCGACAAGCCCTTCTACAAGAACAGCGGCGGCGGCGTGACCCTGAGCGGGGGCGACCCCCTCATGTATCCCGAATTCGTCCTGGAACTGGCCCGCCGCCTCCATGACGAGGGGGTTCACCTCGCCATGGAGACCTCGTGCTTTCCCAAGCACTGGGAGACCATGGAACCGCTGGTCGAGCATACGGACCTGTTCATCGTCGACCTCAAATGCCTGAACGCCAAACGGCACGAAGAGGTGGTCGGGTGGCCGCTGCAACCCATCCTGCGCAATCTGAACAACCTGTTCGAGCGCAACGCCACCGTCCGCATTCACATCCCGGTCATCCCCGGATTCAACGATTCCGAGGAGGATTTCCGGGACTACGCCGAGTTCCTCGGCGCCTACGCCGACCGGCTGAACGGCGTCGATATCCTGAACTACCACTCCTATGGCGAGGGCAAATACGCCGCCCTGGGCCGCATGGAGACCTACAAGTTCGCCGGCGTGGCGGAGAACCCGGCCGAAGTGGTTCTGCCGCTCGTCAAGGCGCTGAAGGACAAGGGAATACCCGGAATCACGGTTGGAGGACTGGTCGGCATCACCTGCAATCGATGA
- a CDS encoding benzylsuccinate synthase gamma subunit family protein translates to MTSCNNCEFFNPVPKDADDYEAGKGDCVTEKADEKGRYWLSRPVFEGSASCKSYSKR, encoded by the coding sequence ATGACCAGTTGCAATAATTGTGAATTCTTCAATCCCGTTCCCAAGGACGCCGACGATTACGAAGCCGGGAAGGGCGATTGCGTCACCGAGAAGGCTGACGAGAAGGGCAGGTATTGGCTGTCCCGCCCGGTCTTCGAGGGCAGCGCCTCCTGCAAAAGTTACAGCAAGCGCTAA
- a CDS encoding glycyl radical protein produces the protein MTANVLEYRGKVLNFTPENLAEVNIPAEELHEHLQNPSTERTKRLKARCRWKHASAGEFIEKGVTAGIERMRHITEAHKASVGKPEVIRRALGLKNILEKGTLCLQPDEFIVGYHAEDPNMFPLYPELSYMAVQDYLLSDYAPQPTSEAAEINDYWKPYSLQAKCSPYFDPTDLGRMFQVSSMEAPSFASGYNSIVPPYETVLEDGLLARVKLAKSHIEQAQAEMGAFPWNGSKGLEWIEKIDNWQAMIIACEAVISWARRHARMCKIVAEKFEADPKRRAELLEIADICQRVPAEPCKGLKDAFQAKWFTYLICHAIDRYASGYAHKEDTLLWPYYKASVVDKSFQPMTYENAVEWVEMERLKISEHGAGKSRAYREIFPGSNDLFILTVGGTLGDGSDACTDMTDAILEGAKRIRTTEPSIVFRYSKKSRAKTLRWVFECVRDGLGYPSIKHDEIGTAQMLEYGAYSLTGNGATPEEAHNWVNVLCMSPGLAGRRKTQKTRSEGGGSIFPAKLLEITLNDGYDWSYADMQLGPKTGQATQFKTFEDLWEAFRKQYQYAIALCIRAKDVSRYFEGRILQMPFVSAIDDGCMELGVDANVLSEQPNGWHNPITTIVAGNSLVAIKKLIFDDKKYTMEQLVEALKANWEGHEEMRLDFKNAPKWGNDDAYCDEIIKNFYEDIVGGEMSKITNYSGGPVRPTGQAVGLYMEVGSRTGPTPDGRLGGEAADDGGISPYMGTDKKGPTAVLRSVSKVQKNQKANLLNQRLSVPIMRSAHGFDIWHAYMNTWHDLNIDHVQFNVVSTEEMRAAQREPEKHHDLIVRVSGYSARFVDIPTYGQNTIIARHEQDFSANDLEFLNCDL, from the coding sequence ATGACCGCCAACGTCCTGGAATACCGTGGCAAGGTTCTGAATTTCACGCCGGAAAATCTGGCCGAGGTCAACATTCCGGCCGAAGAGTTGCACGAGCACCTCCAAAATCCGTCCACCGAGCGGACCAAGCGCCTGAAGGCCCGTTGCCGCTGGAAGCACGCCTCCGCCGGTGAGTTCATCGAGAAGGGCGTCACCGCCGGCATCGAGCGCATGCGCCATATCACCGAGGCCCACAAGGCCAGCGTGGGCAAGCCGGAAGTCATCCGCCGCGCCCTCGGCCTCAAGAACATCCTGGAGAAGGGAACCCTGTGCCTGCAGCCGGACGAGTTCATCGTCGGCTACCACGCGGAAGATCCCAACATGTTCCCGCTCTATCCGGAACTGTCCTACATGGCGGTTCAGGATTACCTGCTCAGCGACTATGCGCCGCAGCCGACATCGGAAGCGGCCGAGATCAACGACTACTGGAAGCCCTACAGCCTGCAGGCCAAGTGCTCCCCCTATTTTGATCCGACCGACCTCGGGCGCATGTTCCAGGTCAGCTCCATGGAGGCGCCGTCCTTCGCCTCGGGTTACAACAGCATCGTGCCGCCTTACGAGACCGTGCTCGAAGACGGCCTGCTGGCCCGCGTCAAGCTGGCCAAGTCGCACATCGAACAGGCCCAGGCCGAGATGGGCGCGTTCCCCTGGAATGGCTCCAAGGGACTGGAGTGGATCGAAAAGATTGACAACTGGCAGGCGATGATCATCGCCTGCGAGGCGGTGATCTCTTGGGCCCGCCGCCACGCCCGCATGTGCAAGATCGTCGCCGAGAAGTTCGAGGCCGATCCCAAGCGCCGGGCCGAACTGCTGGAAATCGCCGATATCTGCCAGCGGGTGCCGGCCGAGCCGTGCAAGGGCCTGAAGGATGCCTTCCAGGCCAAGTGGTTCACCTATCTGATCTGCCACGCCATCGATCGCTACGCCAGCGGCTACGCCCACAAGGAAGACACGCTGCTGTGGCCCTACTACAAGGCCAGCGTCGTCGACAAATCCTTCCAGCCGATGACCTACGAGAACGCGGTCGAATGGGTGGAAATGGAGCGGCTCAAGATTTCCGAGCATGGCGCCGGCAAGTCCCGGGCCTACCGGGAGATTTTCCCCGGCTCCAACGATCTGTTCATCCTGACCGTCGGCGGCACCCTCGGTGACGGCTCCGACGCCTGCACCGACATGACCGACGCCATCTTGGAAGGCGCCAAGCGCATCCGCACCACCGAACCTTCGATCGTCTTCCGCTATTCGAAGAAGAGCCGCGCGAAGACCCTGAGGTGGGTATTCGAATGCGTCCGCGATGGCCTTGGCTATCCGTCGATCAAGCACGACGAAATCGGTACGGCGCAGATGCTCGAATACGGGGCCTACAGCCTGACCGGGAACGGCGCCACCCCCGAGGAAGCCCACAACTGGGTCAACGTGCTGTGCATGTCCCCCGGTCTCGCCGGTCGGCGCAAGACCCAGAAGACCCGTTCGGAAGGCGGCGGCTCGATCTTCCCGGCCAAGCTGCTGGAGATCACCTTGAACGACGGCTACGACTGGTCCTACGCCGACATGCAACTCGGCCCCAAGACCGGTCAGGCAACTCAGTTCAAGACCTTTGAAGACCTCTGGGAAGCCTTCCGCAAGCAGTACCAGTACGCCATTGCCTTGTGCATCCGCGCCAAGGACGTCTCGCGCTACTTCGAGGGCCGTATCCTGCAGATGCCGTTCGTCTCGGCCATCGACGACGGGTGCATGGAACTGGGCGTCGATGCCAACGTCCTGTCGGAACAGCCCAATGGCTGGCACAACCCGATCACCACCATCGTCGCCGGCAACTCGCTGGTCGCCATCAAGAAGCTGATCTTCGACGACAAGAAGTACACCATGGAGCAGCTCGTCGAGGCGCTGAAGGCCAACTGGGAAGGCCACGAGGAGATGCGTCTTGATTTCAAGAACGCTCCCAAGTGGGGCAACGACGACGCCTATTGCGACGAGATCATCAAGAACTTCTACGAGGATATCGTCGGCGGCGAGATGAGCAAGATCACCAATTATTCGGGTGGTCCGGTTCGTCCGACCGGTCAGGCGGTCGGCCTCTACATGGAAGTGGGCTCGCGCACCGGCCCGACCCCCGATGGCCGGCTGGGCGGCGAGGCGGCCGACGACGGCGGCATCTCGCCCTATATGGGCACCGATAAGAAGGGGCCCACCGCCGTTCTGCGGTCCGTGTCCAAGGTTCAGAAGAACCAGAAGGCCAATCTGCTGAACCAGCGGCTCTCGGTGCCGATCATGCGCAGCGCCCATGGCTTCGACATCTGGCACGCCTACATGAACACCTGGCACGACCTCAACATCGACCACGTTCAGTTCAACGTGGTCAGCACCGAGGAAATGCGGGCCGCTCAGCGTGAGCCGGAGAAGCATCACGACCTGATCGTGCGCGTGTCGGGCTATTCCGCCCGCTTCGTGGATATTCCGACCTATGGTCAGAACACGATCATCGCCAGGCATGAGCAGGACTTCTCGGCCAATGACCTCGAGTTCCTGAATTGCGACCTCTGA
- a CDS encoding benzylsuccinate synthase beta subunit family protein — MTMTQASTSAPANAQPAVQMHREEGTSRPCSICKWQTPDPTDPIRGQCTVNRHANGGVWKRWIRDALNTTCGRHEEGKLSFRDHV, encoded by the coding sequence ATGACCATGACCCAAGCGTCCACCTCCGCTCCGGCCAATGCCCAGCCCGCCGTGCAGATGCACCGGGAGGAAGGAACCAGCCGTCCGTGCAGCATCTGCAAGTGGCAGACCCCCGACCCGACCGATCCGATCCGCGGCCAGTGTACCGTCAACCGCCATGCCAACGGCGGCGTGTGGAAGCGCTGGATTCGGGATGCGCTCAACACCACCTGCGGCCGTCATGAGGAAGGCAAGCTGTCCTTCCGTGACCACGTCTGA
- a CDS encoding MoxR family ATPase: MKTIQTIGSASVFVPEEDPYYYVSNETISFLDKIRNISRKHPVNVLVVGKQGCGKSSLVRQYAATHKLPLATFQIGILSEPGQLFGEYALENGETHYKQFLFPQALQTPNCVIHLEEINRPEHPKALNMLFSILSDDRQVWMDELGLLKVADGVVFFATLNEGDEFVGTELLDPALRDRFYVISMDYLPNEVEIEVLEKKAGVTPEQAVEIINVVNSLRASPDLQVDVSTRKALMIAEMIAAGGSLHQAISASLQTDRSTLEAVLQSLHVNLGKVERGKTEYMVFSSKY, from the coding sequence ATGAAGACTATTCAGACCATCGGCAGCGCCAGCGTGTTTGTCCCGGAAGAAGACCCCTACTACTACGTCAGCAACGAGACCATCAGCTTTCTCGACAAGATCCGTAATATCTCGCGCAAGCATCCGGTCAACGTTCTGGTGGTGGGCAAGCAGGGGTGCGGCAAGTCGTCGCTGGTCCGCCAGTACGCCGCCACCCACAAGCTGCCGCTGGCCACCTTCCAGATCGGAATTCTGTCGGAGCCGGGCCAGTTGTTCGGCGAATACGCGCTGGAGAACGGCGAGACCCACTACAAGCAGTTCCTGTTTCCCCAGGCGTTGCAGACTCCCAACTGCGTCATTCACCTGGAGGAGATCAACCGGCCGGAGCACCCCAAGGCGCTCAACATGCTGTTCTCGATCCTGTCCGACGACCGGCAGGTCTGGATGGATGAGTTGGGGCTGCTGAAGGTGGCCGATGGCGTGGTGTTCTTCGCCACCCTGAACGAGGGCGACGAGTTCGTCGGCACCGAACTGCTGGACCCGGCACTGCGTGACCGCTTCTACGTTATCTCCATGGACTATCTGCCCAACGAGGTGGAAATCGAGGTTCTGGAGAAGAAGGCCGGCGTCACGCCGGAACAGGCCGTCGAGATCATCAACGTGGTCAACAGCCTGCGCGCCAGCCCCGATCTTCAGGTGGATGTTTCCACCCGCAAGGCGCTGATGATCGCCGAGATGATCGCCGCCGGCGGCAGCCTGCATCAAGCCATCAGCGCCAGTCTCCAGACCGACCGCTCGACCTTGGAAGCGGTCTTGCAATCGCTGCACGTCAACCTTGGCAAGGTTGAGCGGGGCAAGACCGAATACATGGTTTTCTCGTCGAAGTACTAG
- a CDS encoding vWA domain-containing protein has protein sequence MPHTPPDDTPPKRFVIADEGGNSDFWRRNKSPVEPIELAKLLVAVRKMTSFVGRNVGDVVWSGMEVDHAIALDPTPIMGHYPVPASKVDLMVGLAVQEAFKRTEWSERVLQRAREKAAVAPQYDYKFGLFLRLCEDVYVDTLANASVLGEYAEAARVWRIARNRRELLSPPSLSEAMHLWWAMAANRDADLYRAGYTDRTVSGVLNTQALDKFYTKPIDVLNRMVAALRTDCAAAGGVAERVDFRVDLYLAVWKQLLPFIRFWPGDRGDRSLVPDFCDDDIAMEEEDRKAVKATIVSYAQMIERALPTKNRDFTEELKDNVDNIDDVVKIEGNDVVMIAADRIDYDLLRKLERVVGAAAQRNSSFNRGLKSGKIHARRLYRAHTTGAVFQEKRHEFDLRNDVVVLVDATGSMADPTKWDRAESTYQTLFTAIRRFNKRARLFAYNEVKDACRITELYRGDTMLTILPHGKTASGEAIIATGLSTRKTNRRRLMIHITDGASNWGCGVGEAVAYCRRHGISLLTLGIGCSPSAKQSLRDEYGSLVQFAEKNDELPAMVATLLRHERRA, from the coding sequence ATGCCGCATACTCCTCCCGACGATACCCCTCCCAAACGATTCGTCATCGCCGACGAGGGGGGCAATTCCGACTTCTGGCGGCGGAACAAGTCGCCGGTCGAGCCCATCGAACTGGCGAAACTGCTGGTGGCGGTGCGCAAGATGACGTCCTTCGTCGGACGGAACGTCGGCGACGTGGTGTGGTCGGGCATGGAGGTCGATCACGCCATCGCCCTCGACCCCACTCCGATCATGGGCCACTACCCGGTGCCGGCCTCCAAGGTCGATCTGATGGTCGGCCTCGCCGTACAGGAGGCGTTCAAGCGGACCGAGTGGAGCGAGCGCGTACTCCAGCGCGCTCGGGAAAAGGCCGCAGTAGCGCCGCAGTACGACTACAAGTTCGGCCTGTTCCTGCGGCTGTGCGAAGACGTTTACGTGGACACTCTGGCCAATGCCAGTGTGTTGGGGGAATACGCCGAGGCGGCGCGGGTCTGGCGCATCGCCCGCAACCGGCGCGAGCTGCTGTCTCCGCCCTCCCTGTCCGAGGCGATGCATCTGTGGTGGGCGATGGCGGCCAACCGTGATGCCGATCTCTATCGGGCCGGCTATACCGACCGGACCGTCAGCGGTGTCCTCAACACCCAGGCGCTGGACAAGTTCTACACCAAACCCATCGACGTGCTGAATCGCATGGTCGCCGCCCTACGGACCGACTGCGCCGCCGCCGGCGGCGTCGCCGAACGGGTGGATTTCCGGGTCGACCTGTATCTGGCGGTGTGGAAGCAGCTATTGCCTTTCATCCGCTTCTGGCCGGGCGACCGCGGCGACCGCAGCCTGGTCCCCGATTTCTGCGACGACGACATCGCCATGGAGGAGGAGGACCGCAAGGCGGTCAAGGCCACCATCGTCAGCTATGCCCAGATGATCGAGCGGGCGCTGCCCACCAAGAACCGCGATTTCACCGAGGAACTGAAGGACAACGTCGACAACATCGACGATGTGGTGAAGATCGAGGGCAACGACGTGGTGATGATCGCCGCCGACCGCATCGATTACGATCTCCTGCGCAAGCTGGAACGGGTGGTGGGGGCCGCCGCCCAGCGCAACAGCAGCTTCAACCGTGGCCTCAAATCCGGCAAAATCCACGCCCGCCGCCTGTACCGCGCCCATACGACCGGCGCGGTCTTTCAGGAAAAGCGGCACGAATTCGATCTGCGCAACGACGTGGTCGTCCTGGTCGATGCCACCGGCTCCATGGCCGATCCCACCAAGTGGGATCGGGCGGAATCGACCTATCAGACCCTGTTTACCGCCATTCGCCGTTTCAACAAGCGGGCCAGGCTGTTTGCCTATAACGAGGTCAAGGACGCCTGCCGCATCACCGAGCTTTATCGCGGCGATACCATGCTGACCATCCTGCCCCACGGCAAGACGGCCTCGGGCGAGGCCATCATCGCCACCGGGCTCAGTACCCGCAAGACCAATCGCCGGCGCCTGATGATCCATATCACCGACGGCGCTTCCAACTGGGGCTGCGGCGTCGGAGAAGCGGTGGCCTATTGCCGGCGCCACGGCATTTCCCTGCTGACCCTGGGCATCGGATGCAGCCCGTCGGCCAAGCAATCCCTGCGCGACGAATATGGCAGTCTGGTCCAATTCGCCGAAAAGAATGATGAGCTCCCCGCAATGGTCGCCACCCTTCTGCGCCATGAAAGGAGAGCCTGA
- a CDS encoding DUF4125 family protein has product MRTAALNDILDREWAMFSQVRSSRPVQCQGSPETFRSVRGSLFAIWSYPMLEAYRLDLIAAERQGRNLLTEKYARMDDLIEPLSLNPLIEVIVDIETEWQRELRDRYPTLSSFCCRRTDLSEDGSDFAVYLHCELETYGPDTLDLYYDNLKAALDEGRNLAIEALGQLVQAAGYDRIEQAEAILAAEGRRS; this is encoded by the coding sequence ATGCGTACCGCCGCCTTGAACGATATTCTCGACCGGGAATGGGCGATGTTTTCCCAGGTTCGCAGCAGTCGTCCCGTCCAGTGTCAGGGATCACCGGAAACCTTTCGCTCGGTTCGGGGCAGTCTGTTCGCCATATGGAGCTATCCCATGCTGGAGGCCTATCGCCTTGACCTGATCGCGGCCGAACGGCAGGGACGCAATCTCCTGACCGAGAAATATGCCCGCATGGACGACCTGATCGAGCCATTGAGCCTCAATCCGCTGATCGAGGTCATCGTCGATATCGAAACCGAATGGCAGCGCGAATTGCGCGACCGTTATCCCACTCTCTCCAGTTTCTGCTGCCGCCGCACCGATCTGTCCGAGGATGGCTCGGATTTCGCGGTTTATCTGCATTGCGAGTTGGAAACCTACGGCCCGGACACCCTCGACCTCTATTACGACAACCTCAAGGCCGCCTTGGATGAAGGCCGTAACCTCGCCATCGAAGCCCTGGGGCAACTGGTTCAGGCTGCGGGATATGACCGTATCGAGCAGGCCGAGGCTATTCTGGCCGCCGAAGGGAGGCGGTCATGA
- a CDS encoding MoaD/ThiS family protein — translation MSITVTLNLLGVRPFQLLEETMSFDESEAPTLADLIGRVDQRNPGFSAAMLDDAGRLSRQFAFLINGLNAEYSGGTAAPLAAGDVINVIPAIAGG, via the coding sequence ATGAGCATCACCGTCACCTTGAATTTGCTGGGAGTCCGGCCCTTCCAATTGCTGGAAGAGACCATGAGCTTCGACGAGAGCGAGGCCCCCACCCTTGCCGACCTCATTGGCCGGGTCGATCAGCGCAACCCCGGCTTCAGCGCCGCCATGCTCGACGACGCCGGGCGGCTGTCACGACAATTCGCCTTTCTCATCAATGGCCTGAATGCCGAGTATTCCGGTGGAACCGCCGCGCCGCTGGCCGCCGGCGACGTCATCAACGTCATCCCGGCCATCGCGGGCGGCTGA
- a CDS encoding DUF4258 domain-containing protein: MSVPPDSSRALERHRLRLRERRFVMSEHVVRSLMSGSLTVADIVATVRGGTIIEVHTHARRGTSLLLAARCGDRPVHVMCADGVDDWLVIPFAYVPARPVWATPGRRNPKGVPEMNGKFTNCYFCGGEIKTVTVGNFDYRKEGVLYVIKKVPAGLCVECGEKYIEPAVGERMDFMIQNSLFTTTEPVNVIEFPSDS, encoded by the coding sequence ATGAGCGTCCCCCCCGATTCCTCCCGGGCATTGGAGCGCCACCGCCTGCGCCTGCGCGAACGCCGCTTCGTGATGTCCGAGCACGTGGTGCGCAGCCTGATGAGTGGATCGCTCACGGTCGCCGATATCGTGGCGACCGTGCGGGGAGGAACCATCATCGAGGTTCACACCCATGCCCGGCGCGGAACGAGTTTGCTGCTCGCAGCCCGCTGCGGCGACCGGCCGGTCCATGTCATGTGCGCCGACGGCGTCGACGACTGGCTGGTGATCCCGTTCGCCTATGTCCCGGCCCGACCGGTCTGGGCGACGCCGGGGCGGCGCAATCCCAAAGGAGTGCCGGAAATGAACGGCAAATTCACCAATTGTTATTTCTGCGGCGGAGAGATCAAGACGGTGACGGTGGGAAACTTCGACTACCGCAAGGAGGGAGTTCTCTACGTCATCAAGAAGGTTCCCGCCGGTCTTTGCGTGGAATGTGGTGAGAAATACATCGAGCCGGCCGTCGGCGAGCGGATGGATTTCATGATCCAAAACAGCCTGTTCACCACCACCGAGCCGGTGAACGTCATCGAATTCCCCAGCGACTCATAG
- a CDS encoding DUF4037 domain-containing protein has translation MNGLDLAEDYWRRHGRPWLEEKYAPWRHRIAVGLVGDGSDCLGFDDEYSRDHDWGPGFCLWLTHEDHMEIGDALGRDYRALPPTFNGFTRQTSEWGGGRVGVFEIGSFYRGFIGRPGIPETLADWFRIPEKNLAAATSGRVFADELGDFSRIRQGLLAFYPDDVRLAKIGARCMSAGQAGQYNLHRSIQRGDPFAARYAETKFCADALSLVYLLNRRYAPYFKWLWRGLAELPILGPWLAEAVAALVAADDPGHKTAAVDAICARLVAALVAEGLSHSSSRFLVDHGPVIHDRIADPSLRAVNVWVGP, from the coding sequence ATGAACGGGCTTGATCTCGCCGAGGACTACTGGCGGCGGCACGGCAGGCCCTGGCTGGAGGAGAAATATGCCCCCTGGCGCCACCGCATCGCGGTCGGATTGGTGGGGGACGGCTCGGACTGCCTGGGGTTCGACGACGAGTATTCCCGTGACCACGATTGGGGGCCTGGCTTTTGCCTTTGGCTGACCCACGAGGATCATATGGAGATCGGCGACGCCCTCGGACGCGACTATCGGGCGTTACCGCCCACATTCAACGGCTTCACCCGCCAGACCAGCGAATGGGGCGGGGGCCGAGTGGGCGTGTTCGAGATCGGCTCCTTCTACCGCGGCTTCATCGGCCGCCCCGGCATCCCCGAGACCCTGGCCGACTGGTTCAGAATTCCCGAGAAGAATCTGGCGGCCGCGACCTCCGGCCGGGTTTTCGCCGATGAGCTGGGAGACTTTTCCCGCATTCGCCAGGGATTGCTGGCCTTCTATCCCGATGACGTCCGCTTGGCCAAGATCGGTGCCCGCTGCATGTCGGCGGGACAAGCCGGGCAATACAATCTGCACCGCAGCATCCAGCGCGGCGATCCGTTCGCCGCCCGATACGCGGAAACCAAGTTCTGCGCCGATGCCCTCTCGCTGGTCTATCTGCTCAATCGTCGCTACGCCCCCTACTTCAAATGGCTGTGGCGCGGCCTGGCCGAACTGCCCATCCTGGGTCCCTGGCTGGCCGAGGCCGTCGCCGCCCTCGTCGCGGCCGACGATCCCGGCCATAAGACGGCCGCGGTGGACGCCATCTGCGCCCGCCTCGTGGCGGCCTTGGTCGCCGAGGGCCTGAGCCATTCCTCGAGCCGCTTCCTGGTGGATCACGGCCCGGTCATTCATGATCGGATCGCCGATCCGTCCTTGCGTGCCGTCAACGTCTGGGTGGGACCTTAA
- a CDS encoding NAD-dependent epimerase/dehydratase family protein, whose product MGNVLVIGGSYFAGRVFVEELTKHGDVNVYVFNRGRQPLGMPTVTELRGDRDRIEQVATAIPPLDWDTVVDFCGYEPAQVMSLLDHLPGNVRQYIFISTTTVYDRTTRLPVREDAPKLAAPQKELGSQSRYGFDKWLSEIAVQTECERRGIAFTIFRPAVIYGYYNYAPRESYFFDRLTSHRPIEIPEHNLSLFSVIWVVDMAQALIRALGEPRAFGKVYNLASDELISYGRIIDVLGEITGKTVETLALPTREIERRGLPLPFPLTEHLIYSGQAAAEDFGLAYTPFAAGIRESLKYYLMIRRAARARDGS is encoded by the coding sequence ATGGGAAATGTCCTGGTGATCGGCGGCAGCTATTTTGCCGGCCGCGTCTTCGTCGAAGAGCTGACGAAGCACGGCGACGTCAACGTCTATGTATTCAATCGCGGGCGCCAGCCGCTCGGCATGCCCACGGTCACCGAACTGAGGGGGGACCGCGACCGGATCGAACAGGTTGCCACGGCCATTCCTCCGCTGGATTGGGATACGGTCGTGGATTTCTGCGGCTACGAACCCGCCCAGGTGATGTCGCTGCTGGATCACCTGCCGGGCAACGTCCGCCAGTACATCTTCATCAGCACCACCACCGTCTATGACCGGACCACGCGATTGCCGGTGCGCGAGGACGCGCCAAAGCTCGCCGCCCCCCAGAAGGAGTTGGGAAGTCAGTCCCGGTACGGCTTCGATAAATGGCTGTCGGAAATTGCCGTGCAGACCGAATGCGAGCGACGGGGAATCGCCTTCACCATTTTCCGCCCGGCCGTCATCTACGGCTATTACAACTACGCCCCGCGCGAGAGCTATTTCTTCGACCGTCTGACCAGCCACCGTCCCATCGAAATCCCCGAGCACAATCTGTCTTTGTTCAGCGTCATCTGGGTCGTCGACATGGCGCAAGCCCTGATCCGCGCCTTGGGCGAACCCCGAGCCTTCGGTAAGGTCTACAACCTGGCTTCGGACGAGTTGATTTCCTACGGGCGGATCATCGACGTTCTGGGCGAAATCACCGGCAAGACCGTCGAGACCCTGGCGCTGCCCACCCGCGAGATCGAGAGGCGGGGGCTGCCCCTGCCCTTTCCGCTGACCGAACACCTGATCTATAGCGGCCAGGCGGCGGCCGAGGATTTTGGCCTGGCCTATACCCCCTTCGCCGCCGGCATCCGGGAGTCCTTGAAGTATTACCTGATGATCCGACGGGCCGCCCGCGCCCGGGACGGATCATAA